In the genome of Candidatus Chromulinivoraceae bacterium, the window GCTTTAATTTCTGTGTTGCTGTAAACGCTCATCCTTGTACTCCCGCATTAGACAAAGGCGCCCTACCAGCGCATTCTTTATCTTTAGTGCTCACCTCCCCAGGTGTTTGTTTCCTTAATTTATACCCTACAGTATGCCATATTTTGATTAACTGGACAACTTAAACCTAGGCTATGCGATCGAATACAATCGTGTCAAAGTCGTATTCATCTCTGTCGCTTTTTTCATGATGCGATCGAGACGTCTCGTGCCACGCGCGTTTATCGAACGAAAAAAACGTGTCGCCATTAACGATCGTATCTACTTCAGTCAGATAGATGCGATCCGCATAGGGCATAAGAAGTTCGTAAATCTGACTGCCACCAATCACAAAAATATCGTTCTCGGTCTGATTTGCCCGTTTTAGCGCGTCGTCGGGCGAATGGGCGACCACGACATTATCTCGCTTTGGCGTGTACTCCGCATCTCGCGTTATAACTATATACAGTCTGCCTGGCATTGGTCGTCCACTACGATCATAGTAGGCGGCCATAGAATCATAGGTTTTGCGTCCTAAAATAACCACCTTACCAAGTGTAAGCTGCTTTAGTGAAGCAAGATCGGAACGAATCCTCCAAGGGATTAGGTTATCTTTGCCGATAGCACCCTTTTTATCCGCAGCAACAATATAAGAAATCATGGTTTTTACCTATACTGCAATCGGTGCTTTAATACCAGGATAAGGGTCGTAGCCTTCTAGTGTGAAATCATCTATCGTGAAGTCGAAGATGGATTTTATCTCTGGATTAATTTTCATAGTTGGCAATGGTCGTGGTTCGCGTGAGAGCTGCTCGTCGACTTGTTCGAGATGATTCAAGTAAAGATGAGTGTCACCAAGCGTGTGGACAAACTCGCCTGGTTCGAGACCTGTTACCTGTGCAACCATCATAGTTAGAAGTGCGTACGACGCAATGTTGAATGGCACGCCCAAAAACGTATCGGCGCTACGCTGGTATAGCTGGCAACTGAGTTTCCCGTCATTTACATAAAACTGGAACAAGGTGTGACATGGAGGCAGGCCAGCAATAGCCATTTCGTCGATATCAGCAACGTTCCAGGCAGACACTATGATGCGGCGGGAATCGGGTCTATTTTTAATCATCTCGATTGCTCTGGTGATCTGGTCGATTTCTCCGCCTTTGCCGTCTGGCCAGTGGCGCCATTGGTAACCATACACAGGTCCAAGTTCGCCATATTTTACGGCGAATTCGTGATCAGATTTAACCTTCTCTATAAACTCAGTGAGCTTAGCGTTCCATTCGTCGGA includes:
- the thyA gene encoding thymidylate synthase; translated protein: MRQYLDLLQDIKTNGHEKTDRTGTGTKSVFGRQMHFDLSEGFPAITTKKLFLRGIIHELLWFLQGSSNIEYLVQNNVNIWNEWPFKAYLQATDQEIPATGSDEWNAKLTEFIEKVKSDHEFAVKYGELGPVYGYQWRHWPDGKGGEIDQITRAIEMIKNRPDSRRIIVSAWNVADIDEMAIAGLPPCHTLFQFYVNDGKLSCQLYQRSADTFLGVPFNIASYALLTMMVAQVTGLEPGEFVHTLGDTHLYLNHLEQVDEQLSREPRPLPTMKINPEIKSIFDFTIDDFTLEGYDPYPGIKAPIAV
- a CDS encoding dihydrofolate reductase, with product MISYIVAADKKGAIGKDNLIPWRIRSDLASLKQLTLGKVVILGRKTYDSMAAYYDRSGRPMPGRLYIVITRDAEYTPKRDNVVVAHSPDDALKRANQTENDIFVIGGSQIYELLMPYADRIYLTEVDTIVNGDTFFSFDKRAWHETSRSHHEKSDRDEYDFDTIVFDRIA